Within the Devosia lucknowensis genome, the region GCGGCCGACCAGGGCGGCAACTGCGCCATTGGCAAGCGCGGTATCCACGAAATCGTGGCCGTCGAAGCGATCGCCCTTGATGGCGACGAAGAGCGCGTCCTCCCCCAGCTCCCGGCTATCGATGGAGATGGCGTTGATCTCGGTGGCAGGCACGCCTGTTGCCCGGCCACCCGTAGCAGCAAGGATAGCGTCGAGGGTGAAGAGAGGTGGGGTCATGATTGCTCGCCGCGCCGACAGAAAGGTGGTCTGGGATACGCCCAGACCCTCCTGTGCCGCAACCCCCACCGAGCGGATCAAACCGACGTGGGTACAGAGCCTAGCCGCGCACGGCGGCCAGTACTTCCTCGTGGTCGGAAAAATGCGACTTGGTTGTGCCGATGATCTGGTAGGTCTCGTGCCCCTTGCCCGCCACCAGCAGCACGTCTCCGGGCTTGAGCGATTTCACCGCCGTCTCGATCGCCTGCTTGCGATCGGCGATTTCCTTTGCGCCCTTGGCGCCAGCGAGCACCTCGGCACGGATCGATGCAGCATCTTCCGTGCGCGGATTGTCGTCCGTGACGATCACCACATCAGCCATCTCGCTGGCGATCTCGCCCATTTGTGGTCGCTTGCCCTTGTCGCGATCACCACCGCAGCCGAAAACCACCTGCAGCTTGTTTTTGGCATAGGGACGCAGCGTCTTGAGCGCCATGCGCAGCGCTTCCGGCTTGTGCGAGTAATCGACGAAAATGGCCGCGCCATTGTGTTCAGCAACAAGTTCCAGCCGGCCACGCGCACCGACCAGCTCGGGCAGCGCGGCAAAGGCCGCAGTCTTGTCGACGCCCGACGACATGGCCAGGGCGGCCGCAATCAGGGCATTCGATACCTGGAACTCGCCGGGGATCGGCAGGTGGAAGTTGACCTTCTCGCCGATGTGCCGCACCTCGACACGCTGCCCATAACCCTCGGGCTCGATCGAGAGGATTTCAATATAGGCGCCTTCCCGCCCGACGGTCAGCAGCGTCGCGCTTGCCGAAAGCGCTGCGAACATGAACTGCTCATGCTCCGGATCGTCGACATTGACGATGGCTGCCCCGCCATCGACCAGGAGGTCGGTGAACAGGCGCAACTTGGCGTTGCGGTATTCGTCCATGTCCTTGTGATAGTCGAGGTGGTCGCGGCTGAGATTGGTGAAGGCGACTGCCTCGAAATGCACGCCATCCAGACGGTGCTGGTCGAGTCCATGGCTCGAGGCTTCGAGCGCCACATGGTCGATGCCCTGCGCCTTGAGCGCGCGCATCGCCTGGTGGAGTGTACGCGAATCCGGCGTGGTCAGCGCGCCCTCGATGGTGCGCTTCGACGTCTCGATGCCGAGCGTACCGATGCTGGCGCCGGGAACGCCGGCGTAGTCCCAGATTTGACGCACGAAAGACGCGACTGACGTCTTGCCGTTGGTGCCAGTGACCGCAACCAGGATTTCCGGCTGCGGTTCGAACACGCGGCTCGCCGCACGGGCATAGGACGCACGCACATCTTTCACGATGATGACAGGCACCCCAGGATCACCGGGAGGCGCGGTGTCGGTGACCACGGCCAGCGCGCCGCGTGCCACGGCGTCCGTGACGAACTGGTTTCCATGCACCTTTGCGCCTGGCAGCGCGAAGAAAATATCGCCCGGCTCGATCCGGCGGCTGTCGGAGTTGAGCCCAAAGACCGCACCCAGCCCCTTCTTGGGGCGGGCGCCTGAACCTTCGAGCAGCTGGGTAACGCTGATGGACACGGATCAGAATCCTTCTGGATACAAACGCCTGACGGCGGGCGGAACAATCTGTTGGTCGAGAACGTCGCTGAAATCGGGCGCGACGCCGAGCATGGGCGCCACGCGCTGGATGACGCGGCCGGTAATGGCGCCGGCATTCCAGCCCGCGGTCGTGCCCGACTGCGGATTTTCCGCCTTGGGCTCATCCACCATGATCACCATGGCGTAGCGGGGATTATCTAGTGGGAAGGCGGAAGCGAAGAAGTTGGTGACCTTGCTCGACGAGTAGCGCCCATCCACGACCTTTTCAGCCGTGCCGGTCTTTCCGCCGGCGCGGTAGCCGAGCGCCGCCTTGTTCATCTGCGAGCCCGAACCGCCCGAGGAAATGGCGTTGAGGCGCATCAGATAGCGCATGTTGGCGCTGGTCTCTTCGCTGACCACACGCTCATAGAGTGGCTCGGCTTGCGCGATCTCGCGCTTGTAGAGCGTCGGAGCGATGTAGTTGCCGCCGTTTACGAAGGCGGCATAGGCGGTGACCATATGCAGGGGCGAAACCGAAAGGCCGTGGCCAAATGAAGCGGTGGCCGCGCCGACTTCCGAGAAGCTCTTGGGCACCGTCGGCACGCGCATTTCCGGCAGTTCAAAATCGACGCGCTCGTCGAATTTCATCCGGCTCAGGAAGTCACGATAGGCCTCCTTGCCCATCGCCTGCATGATGCGGATCGTGCCGATATTGGAGGAATACTTGTAGACCTCGGGAAGCGCGAGAATGCGGTGCTTGCCGTGAAAGTCATCGATGGTGAAGCGGCCGAACCGGATACCGTAGCGTGCGTCGAATTCATCGGTGATGGAAACCGCGCCACTGTCGAGAGCACCGGCAATGGTGACCGTCTTGAAGATGGAACCCGGCTCGAAAATGCCCGAGGTGATGCGGTTGAACGTGTCCTTCACGAGGGCCGAGGCAGGCTCGTTCGGATTGAAATCGGGCACCGAAGCCAGTGCGATGATTTCTCCGGTATAGATGTCCATCATCACGCCCGCAGCCGCGATCGCCTGGTAGCGGGTCATGGCGTCGAGCACCTGCTGGTGCATGACATGCTGCACGCGCATGTCGACACTCAGCTCCACCGGCGTCAGCGCATTGCCACGGGCCAGGCCCAGCTCCTGCAAGAGCGCGATGGATTCACGGTCCATGTGCCGCTCGATGCCGGCAATGCCCTGGTTGTCGACATTGGTCGACCCGAGGATATGCGCGGCCTCGTTCATGCCCGGATAGAAGCGCTTGGACTCCGTAATAAAGTCGATGCCCGGAATGCCGAGCCGCATCACCGCTTCCTGGATAGCCGGGGTCAGTTCGCGCTTGACCCAGACGAAACCCTGGTTGCCAGTGAGGCGATTGCGCAGCCAGGTCTCGTCCAGATCGGGGAGAACCGAGCGGAGCGCCTGCACGGCTTCCTCGACATCGATGATCCGGCGGGGCTCGGCAAAAAGCGATGGCACCCGGATATCGACTGCCATTTCGAGACCGTTCCGATCAAGGATGGGCGGGCGGCTGGCCTGGATAACATCGCGGGCCTGCCCTTCAATGGTCTGGTCGGTCTCGACCATGCCGAGCTGCACAAGGCGCCCGCCGACCAGCGCGAACCCCAGCACCACGGCCAGCATCATCCAGCGGATGCGCGCCTGCGTGAGATTGCCGCGCTGCTTGCGCGTCCCCTCGAGCGCAATCGTCGGGGAGAAATCTTCGGAGACCACGGCCATTATTCAATGCCCTCCAGCTGGAGAATGGCGTCGATCGGATCGATACCTTCTGAAATGGCCGCGAACAGCGCATCCATGGCTGCGGTGTCGGGTGCCGCAGGGCGCATCGGCAGAGCGGCGAAGGAGCCAAACTGCTCCTGCTTGACCGGCGCGATGGCCAGTTCAGCCTGATGGCGCTGGACGATCGGATCGATATGCCCGGGTTGATTGAGCACCGCCCAATCAGCTTTGAGCAGCGACAACTCGCCTTCCTGTTCGCCGATATGGGCCGTGATGGCGGTCCGCTCGGCGGCCGTTCCTTCGATGGAGAACTTGAGACCATAGACGCCTGCCAACATCGCGACCGAGCTGAAGAGCAGGAAAATGTTGATGCTGCGGATCATGCGGCACCCCTGATCTGGGGCACGCCCAAGCCTGAATAGTCGGTCATGCGCGCATCTTCAGCCGTGCGAATGCCGCTGCGCAGGACCGCCGAGCGGGCCCGCGGATTGCGTGCGAGCTCCGCTGCACCAGACTTGATGGCCTTGCCCGCCTTGCGCCAGCGTAGAGGCTCGGCCGCCGTCTGCGGCAAGTGGCGCGACAACGCCGGTCCACCCTTGTCGGGATCGAAGAACCGCTTGACGATCCGGTCTTCCAGTGAATGGAAGCTGACTACGGCCAGACGGCCGCCTTCATCGAGCAGACGTTCCGCCGCGAACAGCCCCTCGACCAATTGATCGAACTCGCCGTTGACGGCGATGCGCAGGGCCTGAAACGAACGCGTGGCCGGATGCGCATCGCCGGGCTTGCGGCCGATGGCCTTTTCGATGATGCGCGCCAACTCGAGCGTGGATGCGATCGGCCCCGTCTCGCGTGCCGCCACGATGAACTGGGCGATACGGCGCGATTTGCGCTCTTCGCCGTAGGCATAGAGCAGGTTCGCCAGGTTTTCCGCGTCGAGGGTATTCACCAGATCGGCAGCGCTTGTCCCCGAACGGCTCATGCGCATGTCGAGCGGCCCCTCGCGCATGAACGAGAATCCCCGCTCCGCCTGGTCGAGCTGCATGGAAGAGACACCGATATCGAGCACCACCGCGTCGATCGGTCCCAGATTTGCGCTGAGCGTATCCAGCTCGGAAAAGGTGCCCGATACGAAGGTGAAACGATCGGGATACTCAGCCTGAAGGGCTTGGACGTGCGGCGCGACGGAGGGATCACGGTCTATGCCTATGACATGCGCTCCGGCGGCCAGCAGTGCGCGCGAATAGCCACCCGCGCCGAAGGTGCCGTCGACGATACGACAGCCATCGACAGGCGACAGGGCCGCGACCACTTCGTCCAGCAACACGGGCACATGCGGACCGCCTGG harbors:
- a CDS encoding UDP-N-acetylmuramoyl-L-alanyl-D-glutamate--2,6-diaminopimelate ligase, coding for MSVTQLLEGSGARPKKGLGAVFGLNSDSRRIEPGDIFFALPGAKVHGNQFVTDAVARGALAVVTDTAPPGDPGVPVIIVKDVRASYARAASRVFEPQPEILVAVTGTNGKTSVASFVRQIWDYAGVPGASIGTLGIETSKRTIEGALTTPDSRTLHQAMRALKAQGIDHVALEASSHGLDQHRLDGVHFEAVAFTNLSRDHLDYHKDMDEYRNAKLRLFTDLLVDGGAAIVNVDDPEHEQFMFAALSASATLLTVGREGAYIEILSIEPEGYGQRVEVRHIGEKVNFHLPIPGEFQVSNALIAAALAMSSGVDKTAAFAALPELVGARGRLELVAEHNGAAIFVDYSHKPEALRMALKTLRPYAKNKLQVVFGCGGDRDKGKRPQMGEIASEMADVVIVTDDNPRTEDAASIRAEVLAGAKGAKEIADRKQAIETAVKSLKPGDVLLVAGKGHETYQIIGTTKSHFSDHEEVLAAVRG
- a CDS encoding peptidoglycan D,D-transpeptidase FtsI family protein, which codes for MAVVSEDFSPTIALEGTRKQRGNLTQARIRWMMLAVVLGFALVGGRLVQLGMVETDQTIEGQARDVIQASRPPILDRNGLEMAVDIRVPSLFAEPRRIIDVEEAVQALRSVLPDLDETWLRNRLTGNQGFVWVKRELTPAIQEAVMRLGIPGIDFITESKRFYPGMNEAAHILGSTNVDNQGIAGIERHMDRESIALLQELGLARGNALTPVELSVDMRVQHVMHQQVLDAMTRYQAIAAAGVMMDIYTGEIIALASVPDFNPNEPASALVKDTFNRITSGIFEPGSIFKTVTIAGALDSGAVSITDEFDARYGIRFGRFTIDDFHGKHRILALPEVYKYSSNIGTIRIMQAMGKEAYRDFLSRMKFDERVDFELPEMRVPTVPKSFSEVGAATASFGHGLSVSPLHMVTAYAAFVNGGNYIAPTLYKREIAQAEPLYERVVSEETSANMRYLMRLNAISSGGSGSQMNKAALGYRAGGKTGTAEKVVDGRYSSSKVTNFFASAFPLDNPRYAMVIMVDEPKAENPQSGTTAGWNAGAITGRVIQRVAPMLGVAPDFSDVLDQQIVPPAVRRLYPEGF
- the ftsL gene encoding cell division protein FtsL, producing the protein MIRSINIFLLFSSVAMLAGVYGLKFSIEGTAAERTAITAHIGEQEGELSLLKADWAVLNQPGHIDPIVQRHQAELAIAPVKQEQFGSFAALPMRPAAPDTAAMDALFAAISEGIDPIDAILQLEGIE
- the rsmH gene encoding 16S rRNA (cytosine(1402)-N(4))-methyltransferase RsmH; amino-acid sequence: MGKPSLPETDEPGGPHVPVLLDEVVAALSPVDGCRIVDGTFGAGGYSRALLAAGAHVIGIDRDPSVAPHVQALQAEYPDRFTFVSGTFSELDTLSANLGPIDAVVLDIGVSSMQLDQAERGFSFMREGPLDMRMSRSGTSAADLVNTLDAENLANLLYAYGEERKSRRIAQFIVAARETGPIASTLELARIIEKAIGRKPGDAHPATRSFQALRIAVNGEFDQLVEGLFAAERLLDEGGRLAVVSFHSLEDRIVKRFFDPDKGGPALSRHLPQTAAEPLRWRKAGKAIKSGAAELARNPRARSAVLRSGIRTAEDARMTDYSGLGVPQIRGAA